TCACAGTGAgtattattttaatttttttgtaaCTCCATTGTGTGCAGTTTATTTTTGGCAAGGATCTGAAACAGTGTCCTACATTTAGCAAGTTAAAGACTTTGTTACTTGATGATCGATGGTGTGTGGCACCTGACTTCCCTGCACTAACTTGCATTCTCGAGCACTCACCAGTCCTAGAGAAGCTCACACTTCATCTTTTTTCCAAGGTATATATTCGTTCTCTAAACTCcccctatggtggggcgcctatGGTGTCCccgcatagcaggtcccaagctctGGTAAATGAGGAGGGTTGTGGTAGgcttggcgagccaatgtaaaaacttagctactcttatggagatgaaacccaaaagaatcccgttggggcgtaacccttagacgtgcctgaaccgtgactagatgctcatgttgggtttcaactctagcttaccccaacttgcttgtgactaaaaggctttgttgttgttgtatatgttcgTTCTCTAGATGGACAACCTCTGTTTTTTTGAAGTTATTATACATTTGTAGATTATTCCTGGTGAACTGTTTTTGCTTACTACAGGGACCTAAACATAAGGTGGAAATGCTTGGAAGATATCATCCAACTGATGGTTCAGCTGCAGTTTCAGAATGCCTCAAGGTTGTTGAAGTCAAATGCCAAGTGGTTGATGAGAAAGTTCAGGAAGTTCTGAAATTCCTCTGTACATTTAACATATGTAAGTGAACTAATGACATTCTTGATGCTCTCTATATTTCTGAAATTTTTGTTTCAAATGTGGGAACAGAAGCAGCGAATAAACTTCGATATGTGTTCAAAAAGCATTGAATGTTTCAAGTGCGAAATGTATTGAGCAATGAAACCTCCACTGCATTTAGTGGTGCTGGTCTGGCATGGGGAACAAAAATAAACTCAGTGCAATTGAAAAGTATTTTCCACAAATTCCTTCACAAAAACTCAGTGTTTAAATTGATTTCGTATTAGTGGAAACACAATATCTTCAGTTCTTGTCACTCCTGAAATTTGTACTTGTTAATAAGTTTGACTGAAAAAATAACACAAATATCTGAATTTAGTTTATCTATGCAATTAATACTATAATATGTTTTTTTAATAGTGTTAATTTTGCTCCCGTAGAGTTGAACACTAACAAGGTACCAAGCCCAAAGGAAAATTCTGAGAATAAGCTAGTTACTAATGAAGTGTGAAGGTCTAAGCAAATTGAACAGAAAAAGTAAATGCAAAGAATAAAGATGACCTTTATTGAAGATCTCCTAGGCCAAAACAGCTTGTTCCATCTGTAACAGGCACACCCTATTTATAGTGAAGCGAATCAATGTTTGGTCGCTTTACGATTCATCCAACTCAATCACTACACTCCGAATATTCAGTTGCAAGATAGTCATTACATAAAAATTGCACCCTATTACCATTTTCACAAGAATGGACCGAATTCGGAACGATggtatacgtgatcgcctaggggtagcaccaattgaagaaaagcttgtccagcATCGGTTGAGGtgatttggccatgtccaaaggagacctccagaggcaccagtgcattgtggagtcctaagccaagctaataatatgaggagaggtagaggaagaccgaaattgacatggggggaggcaataaaaagagatttaaaaGCTTGGGATAtgcctagagatctatgtttgaataggagtgcttggaaagcagctattgaagtgcctgaaccgtgacttgggacttttggtgggtttcaactctagcctaccccaacttgcttgggactgaaaggctatgttgttgttgtttttgttgttgtATTACCATTTTGTTACAAGAGACCAATGCCTTAAAAGTTGTGACTTGTGGCTGACAGCCGCGTCCCTATTCAAGCTTCGCTTCCCTTCTTTTCTTGAGACCCTTGCTCAGCCACTCCATGCCAGACCTTCAATTGAACCTTCATTTGAAGCTCCATGCCAGACCTTTCCTCAGAACCTTAGCTAATAACGAGAAGCTTTGCTTAAAGTTGCATGCTCATCAGGGCTTGTTTGGTAGGGATCCAGATTCTCCTAGAAACGTTTTGTAACCAGATTCTCCTAGACCGTTTCTCTATGCAGATAGCAATCGTTTGGGTTTGGCTGCCAGTTGTTCAAGATCCAGATTTTCCTTGAAAACATATATGAACTGGAATCAGTGAGAAACACCTTTTTGGGTGAAAATGGGAAATGTTTCAAGGTGGGTGAAACTTTTCTCTTTTTATTCACCATTTGGTAGAGATTTAGGAGAATCCAACCAGAATTAGAAATGTTTAACCCATCCAAATGGGATCTACATCTCTGTTGGAACCTGTGTCACTCTATGCGTGACCTTCTCTTGGAAAATTAGTCAGAACTTTGGCTTGAGCTTAGCACTAGATATTCTTTGGAAGCCTTGCTTGAGACCTCTTTTTGGAACCTTTGCCCAGTAGAACTTGCGTTTGCTTTCTTCAAATCAATCATGACCTCACAAAACTGGCCAACAGATTGGCTAACCGGATGCAACAGATGGTCTTCCCATAATTGAGTGTATTTATCAAGAGCCATTTTGTCTTAGATAATTTCATTCTTGTGCAACAAAATGATTGTTTTCACCATCAAAAGGAACTCTGTGTTCTCCTTAAGTTGGACATTCACAAAATCCTTCGAGTTGGTTTCCTGGTTGGCTGGTCCTTTCTATTACCAGACATGAAAAAATTGGGGTTTGGAGATATGGTGTGATCTGTTCATCTTCAACTCAGATCTTGCTAAATGGTATCCCTAGTGAAGTTATTAGACATCGGCGAGGGCTAAGGTAATGTGACCCTCCGTCCCTGAGGCTCTTCATATTGGTTATGGATATTTTTGGTCACATGGTGTCCAGGGCCTCTGAGGGGGTGTTGCTGTAACCTCTCTTCTCTAggaatattcaacatccgatctCTACGGATATTGTGGTCATCTCCGTCCGGTCAGTAGCTAATGACATTGATATTGTGCTTGATATCTTAAGCGGTTTGGAGATGCTTCAAGTCTCAAAACTAATGTAAAGAAGAACAATGTGTATCCTATCCAGTGTACATAGGAAGTATGATTCAAGATCGTTTACCTTGTAGCCTGCATGATTTTCCTTGCAGGTATCTTGGGATACCCATGTCATTACAGAAATTAGCAAACTCTCAAATCCAACCTATCATCAATTGCATTGCAGACCATTTACCTGGCTGAAAAGGCTGATTTGATGACAAGAGCTGGCCACAAAGAGGAAAAAACATGAGCTGGAAGGAAACAATTATAACTGTGTTCTCTGCAATAGCAATGTGGAAGAAACTGCTtttcacttgttcttcagctGCACCTTCAGCCTAGCTCGTTGGCAGCACCTGGGCATCCAATGGAATTTTGCAAGTGATTTCTTCCAGATGTTGATACAAGCCAAGCAACAATTTCGGAATCCTTACTTTATGGAGATCTTCACCATTGCGGCTTGGCAGATTTGGAAACAAAGAAATAACTTCATCTTTGATAGGGGTCGTCCTTCCTTAGATTCTTGGAAGTTCAGCTTTAGTGAGGAAGCTCGACTTCAGGCCCATAGGATCTGTGATCCTCAGCGTCCTGCTTTCTTATCCTGTATAGATTCCCTAGCCTAGTTTCCTTGCCTCTCTTAGGCTTCTAGTTTTTGCTGTTCGTTGTTTGCTTGTACAGCTTTGTGTGCCTTGTACAGCTTCTTTTACTTTTATTAATATGAAAGCTTACAGTGGTGGCTTCCCCTGCTGtactattttcaaaaaaaaaaaaagacgagCTGGCCAGGAAGATCAGGTTCAATATGGCCTAACGTCTATGCTTATCTAAGTTACCATGACCATTGACTTGTTACCATGTGCCATCAAGGGTGTAGATAAAATATGAAGTTTCCTTTGGAAAGGAAGGACCGCATGGGTGTCCATTGTGTTATTGCTTGTGACAAGGtccagcaaccttgtgagcttggtGGTGTATGCATTTCTTATCTTAAAACCTTTGTTTGGGTTCTCAAGTTGCAGTGGCTGTCGCTCCGACAAAACTGAGCCTAATAGGCCCTAGTCGACATTCTTAGTCCAAGTGCATAAATGTGTCCCCAGGTCTTTGTTTTCTACGGCAGTTAAGACCGAGATTGGCAGTGGAGGAGGGATAGGTGGCTTCATGGGTAGCAATTAGTTGATCTGGCACCTCAATTGGTAGATGATGTTCCCACAAGAAAACCTAATTATTGTACAAGCTTGAAGCACTAACCAGTCACAACTGGATCAGAGATATTCAAGGGGCACTTTCTGTTGGAGTTCTTGTTTGAGTAGTTGGACTTATGGGACATCTTGTCAGACATTGTATTGCAGCCAGTTGTTGATGACACACTGATGGAGGCTTACCCCCTCGGGACAATATTCAGCAAAATCATCATATGAGGGATTCTTTCATGGTTCCATCCAATTTCAGTCATGTGAACACATCTTGAAGCCCTGGGTGCAAGGAAAGTGGCGGTTCATTGTTTGGTTTGTGGTGCACAAGTGCTGGACCGCTGATCAGCTTGCTTGATGAGGCTTACCACATCTAGAGTTATCCCCTATGTGATGAGGCTGAGGAGACCGCATTGATCATTTGCTCACCGTGTATTTGCATTCTTGTCCAGTCTTCTTCAGTTGGGCTTCAAGCTCTTTGACCTTCAATCGAGGAAGTGTCCTTGATGATTGGTGGAGCAGGGTTAACGGTGTTGTTACTGGTCCGACCGCCTGGTACTTCAAGGACTCAATTCCCTCATCATTCTTGGTTCATCGACCCTTTAGAAGAACTGGAACCATTTTATCTTCAATGGTGATCACACAAATATGGCTCATGCCTTGATAGTAGCTGAAGAGGAGGCGCAGGTTTGAGAGATGGCTGGGGCTCAAGGGATTTCCCTTAACTATCCTAGTTCCTGAGGTTTAGCTCTAGTATGTTGATTGTATTTTGTTTGTCTCCATGGGCGTGAATATAATCTAAGAACCCATGGTGTGTATAGCTGGGTGTACTTGGAGTTTCTTCTACCCCTTCTTAAGGAGCTCTCCTCCATGTTCGAGGAAAAAATCATATCCTGCCACTTTATTAAAGATCACAGACTACATATGGACCTATAGGGGCTATGTTGCAGGCTGATTCCCCAACAGTTAGCTTCATACAGAGTCTACAGGGTTTGCTGTTGAAATATTAGTTCTCGTTACCATTTCTTTTACTGTTGTGAATATTACATTTTTTTTACTGTTATGAATATTACCATTTCTTTTAGTGCTAACCAGTCATAATATAGCATATTTGACCAGCTGCATGCTGGACCGAATATTATCTATGAGTTTCACGAAATATTTAGTGTTCCTACTTCCTATGACGATATATGCTCATCCTGTTCTCTAGTATAAACTAATTCCCTGCGTTTGATCAGCCACTGACAAAATCcttttgtgcatgcatttgtaAGCTAGTTATTATATGTGATTGCAAAAGCAATAGCCGTATTTTGAATCCTGAACTACTATGACATTTTTAATTATGCTTTTTTTCTTGAGAACATAACTTGTGCACTATTGTCCGCTAACATTTTTTCTTTCACCAATTTTTGGGTTTCTTTGCTTTACAAGTGATTCTAGGTCATGATATTGTGGTACCTGACCAGGGTAACATCATGTtaaattattttatttgatttccCTTCTCTCATCCAAAATGAAAAAAAGTATTACCCCCTGAACATGCAAGATTATCTGGAAATTAGAGATGAGCATAGTTATTGTACACTTAGTTGAGTTTAGTTCTTTAAATTTATATTCATTGCATTACATATAACTTTCCAAACTTTTGAGATTATTTGTAATGGACAATTATCGAGTTGTCCCTCTAAAGGTTTATCCTTTGTGGAACTAGCAACCGTACCTATCCATCTCCTTAATGCTGCGTTGCCTCGCAATCCTCATCACATTTGCTGCCCTTATGTGGACCAAGGTTCATAATATGTTGTCATTTGGTTGTCCAGTTTGTTTTGGTTCTCCATACCCACTAATTGGCTTCCATGCAAACTGAGACATTAATATATTGCTTGTTTTGAACATGAAACTCTTAGTCCTTGAGAGGATCTGGGTTCTTGATTCTTGTCAGGCAGGAATAGAGCCAGACATAACTAATATGAAAAGAGCCAGACATAACAACTATGAAGTCTCTTTGTTTAGTAATTAAGCATCTTATTTTCTAAACATAAAATCTGTCTCTGAACCATTGTTTCTTTTCACTATTGTACAGGTTTCATTTTCAAGTAGGTGGGGGAAATTTTAGCTTTTGAAGCAAGGTTATCAAGTCGtccgactaatcgcgattagtcgcgATTAGTCAGGCTGATCGGTGCCATGGCAATCAGCTATGCGCTACGATTAGTCACGATTAGtcgcgattaatcgtgattagtcaCGATTAGTTGGGCTGATCGTTGCCATGGCGACTAGGATCGATTAGATGATTTGAAAACATTGTTTTGAAGGAATTACCATCTTGACAGTTTGGAAATGTAAGGCTAAAGTCGGCTAAAATATTTGACAAGGTTTTAATCAATTGTCTCTGGATGTTCTAAGTCAAGTAGGGTCGGTGAATAGACATGCAATATCGTTTGTTCTACTTGGACCTGGTGTATTTTGCTATGTTACTTATGTTGTGTCACTTATGTTCCTGTTATATGGGTTTACTGAGCTACATTCAACGAGTGCGTTTTAGCATATCTTTTTAATAACCGAAAGGTTTGTATTCTCTGGACCCTAAAAAATAATCTGTGTCCACAATTTAAGATAAAAAATTTGTAGTCTTTGACCAACAATTAGTATCATGTAATgatttttttacaaaaaataatatgattgaaTTGGCATTCAGTTTTTTTCCCTGTGGCCATGACTTTTTAGCTGCAGAAATTGTAGTATATTAGGTATTAAGAGTCATAGGCTAGTTTTGAATACCGAACCATGTCATATGCTACGCCTTATATTCTGGAACAGTGAGTTATGGTTGTGGAGACGTTGGAGGTTGGGGCAGTTTAGTGTGTGTGTGCAGTGTGCTGCACAGGTTGCTGATTGTTTTCTTTCTTTTGCGTTTTTTTTTAACCCTAGTGATAGAGGATGTGTTAGTGGAATGGTGGCTATGAGGTGTCGGAAGCTGGTCACATAGCGAGGAGAAGGGCTTTCAGACTCGTTGGTAATGCTTATGGTGGAAGTTCTGGCCGGTACCCAACAGCATGGGTGGTGTTCAAGAGCAAGGCACAACCGGTGCCCAGTCACTGTCAAGAATTACCGAACCCAAAAATACTAGACCTAGCTCTGCCCGTGGCCAGTGGGTACCAATTTCAGACctgaaaatttgtgagtaatttttTGGACTGGCTCAAAAAACACCATTTAAGCCATCTTCTTTATTAGAGACCTTATTTGCCTAATGTTGCTTATATACGTACAAGTTTGTTGAGTCTTTTACCAATGTTAGAAAAGATAGGCCTGACCTACATGCCACTAAAAAGTTCGATCGCATCCAAGTGCCACTAGCCGAAACACTTTTGCCCTTCATGTCATTATGTCTGCATTTTGTTTGGTTTTCACGGTATAGGAGCCCTGACATGTGGGACCGGCCAAAGAAGATGTCCAAAATGCCCCCTCTCTCCCTTACTTTtatcctctccttcctcttctcCTTCACCCGATCCACCCAGCCACACCCGTTCTCTACCAATCGCGTTCTCTCCCCATGCCACCACTGCCGTGGCGACGGCGGCCGTCGGCACCTTTCCCCAATCCTCCCACTCCTCCCGGCGACTCCCCATGTCGTCTGTCTCCCCTCGCCCCCGTGCTCCCTATGCCTCGACCATGCCGCGCCGCCGTCCCTCTCCCCCGCCACCGTGCTCGCGCCCGACGGCCTCCTCGCCGCCACCATCGAACACCTGGAGCGTGAGCCGGCCTCCGTCGCAATCTACGAGGCCCCGCTCGTGGTGCAGTGGTGCGACAGCTGGTGCTCGTCTACTTCGCGCAGGAGGGGCGCGACGCCTACTGCGCGCTCGACTGGCTCCTCTGCGCCAACCGCGTCGACAGGGAGACCATGGAACTCATGGCCGCCATCGTGTGCGGCTGGATCGAGCGCCTCGTGGGGTCCGGCGGAGACGTCGCCGACATTGCTGCGCTGCTTGGGGCGATGGACTACGTCGGGCTGCGGCCCGGGTTCGGGGAGACGGAGCTCGCTGTCGAGTTCGTCCGCGACGTTCTTAGGAGAGGAGGAGACCGAACTCGCTGTCGAGTTCGACTAGAGAAGGCGCCAACGACGCCTCTATCGCCAGACGCGCGGTCCGCGGAGCTGAGACAGAGCAACAACTGCCCGCGGGAGAGACAACACGGCAAGCTGGCGGCGGCCTCGACGCGGAATCGCGCTCTCCGTGTTGCGCCACGGAAGGGAAGGAATGAGAGCCGCACTGACCGAAGACTGACCTCGGTCTCggtcacggccacggccacggcgacACCATCCCCGTCGGTGTCCCTCGCGCGGCCCACCTTCCGCAAGAAGACGCACGATAGTGATGCATCTTGCGTCATTGTCCTCAGGGTGCGACGGAGGAAGAAGCCGTCGGAGCACCTAGGCCGTGTTCTCGGCGAGCACGCTGGGTTTCCTCTCGCGCTCGAGCAGAGCGCCGACCCCGCATACCGGTTCTCCTTAGTGGCGCTGCAAGACAAGAGACGAGATGCAGGTTCGGCGAAGCCATGCATGGTGGATGGGATCGGAGCAGGCGTAGAGCGCGGCAACCAGCAGTACAGGTGTAACATCCCATATGTTAAAATGCAattaaaacttgatcatgagcatTATCAAGCATAAACACCAAGTATCATGCCATGTATGCACTCCATGTTGCATTTATAGCACTTATATGTTGCATATATGAGGTGTTTCATATGTTACATGAAATGATGTCATTAATATTGATTAAGGTTCTTTGTCAATTTCTATATGAGAATTTGCTTAAACAATGAAAATTTGGTTAATATAAACTTTGTTGTTCAAAGTGAGCTCTATAatagggttaagtccaatttacaccctccaacttgcagcaaagtccggatttcaacctcgaacttcaaaaccaaacaactttggtcctccaactctcgaaaaagtttaactttcaaccttctgggcGGTTCTGCgtatgaacagtaacttttgatattttcggaagcgccgaaattttatattattgtttcgagcatcttaacgtcctcaaatgaaaaaactcaaaactacaaagttgttgacctcatcgaggtctacaatttacatataaaaattatcttcatccgatatcgtattgaagggttttctattttttgaaatttaagtctcatcacgcgataaaatatggtgctgaaattttatattattttttcgaatatcttactgtcctcaaatgaaaaaactcaaaactacaaagttgtagatctcatcgaggtctacaatttacatataaaaattatcttcatccgacattgtATTAaaaggttttctattttttgaaatttgagtctcatcacgcgacaaaattgtttcacgcgtgaggagactcaaatttcaaaaaatagaaaactcttcaatacgatgtcggatgaagataatttttatatgtaaattgtagacctcgatgagatctacaactttgtagttttgagttttttcatttgaggacagtaagatgctcgaaaaaataatataaaatttcagcaccatattttatcgcgtgatgagactcaaatttcaaaaaatagaaaacccttcaatacgatgtcggatgaagataatttctatatgtaaattgtattcctcgatgagatctacaactttgtagttttgagttttttcatttgaggaaagtaagatgctcgaaaaaataatataaaatttcggcgctcccaaaaatatcaaaagttactgttcacccgcaAAACCGCTCAGacggttgaaagttgaactttttcgagagttggagagccaaagttgtccggttttgaagttcgaggttgaaatccgaactttgctgcaagttggagggtgtaaattggacttaaccctcTATAATATGGGATCAAAGGTTGATGATGTTTCTAAACCAAACATGATGAAATTGGACTTCAAAGATTGAATTTAATGTTGTTTTTCCCTCAGCCATTTTGATTGTCATGGAAATCAATGTTAAGTTCAATTTTGGGagaattttcataaataaaatttgtcCAACTTTTTGTTGCATTGATTAGTATGGTGCCTGAGCTTTGATAATGTGTTTTTGGTTGTAATGTTTGTTAGTTAATTAATCATTAATTAATTCCAAAGTCTGCTTAACCAAAACCCTTCTCAAAGCTCTGAAAAAGGATTTCACTTTCAGTTTCGATGTTCTTACGTTCCACCCTCTTGATCTCTCAATCTGTTGGTCTTTTGGTGATGAGCCCTAAATAGAAGTTGGAGATCTAGTGTAGATAAACAACTTTTGTTAAAGGAGGTCGTCAAGGTTCTACACGGATTCGGGAGAACGAGAGGGGGGAATTGGCACTGTCAGTCGCTCAGTAGCGTTGGCAAGCAGCTGCCACGCAGCTGCTCACCGACGGCCGGCGCCCCTGTTTTGCCGCCTCCTTGCACGCCGGCACGCAGCAGTCTGCGTGGCCGAGTGCAAGTAGGAGCTGGCAGCGCCTGGAAGCCGTTCTCGTCGATAAACAGCCCGAGCCgccaatgttcttcttcttcttcctttcctgcTCGCCGCTGGCCATCTTTGCCCGCTGGTAAAATTGGCCGCCGTCCTTGCACCTCCGCCCGTTAGCTCGCGTATACAGCATCGCCTCGCTCCTACGCATCGCCTAGCCTCTCGCCGCCGCAATCGCCCGCACGTGCCGTTTCCATCGCGGCCGCGCCGCCATAGCCGCCGTGGGCAGCTTGCCGTGGCCAGCGCACTCCGAAGCTCCTCTCGCCATGCCGTCTTTCGTTTCAGCTTCGCTTTGACTCCGTGAAGCTCATCAACTTCTCGCTTTTACCTCTACCGTGTAGGTCACGCCGGAACATGAGCTCGCCCCAGttcgcgtcgccgtcgtcgtcctcacCGTCGGTAGCCGCGTATGCGCCGTGCCTGCTTCCACCATCAAGCCGGTCAGATCAAGGTGAGCACCGCGGAGCCATGTCGTGCTTTAGCTAGGTCAATTAGGAGCCGTAGCCACAGGTCCGCCGTCGTGCAGCGCATCGCCGTGCCACCATAGATGTCGCCGAGCTCGGATACATGGGTTAGGGTCGTTAGGTCGTGATGGTGTTGTTGGTACCTTTTCCCGTGCTGGAGACCTCACCGACGGGTACCTCTGCCACGCCGGAgcgccgccgtccgccatggccggcatcaAGCTCACCGGGGTGTCTTTTTCGTTCAACCGGCAGCAGGGTTACGTGCGGGGGTTGATGGGGATCTCGCCGAGGCAAGCCACGTCGTCGGagacctcaccggcggcgagttaCGCGGCCAACCTACCGGCGTACCCGCGGTCAAGGCGGGCGGGCGCGGGGTTGACCCCAGGTCCATGTGTCAGTGACTGGGGTTAAGGCTGTGCTGGGTGAGATTAGTTTAAAATGGTTTATTCTTTTCAGAAAATGCTTTTATATGCTGATTATTGTAAAATTCACAAGTAATTATGGATGATGATTAaaatatgaaactttttgtgtagcctCTTCATGATGTGCTCtgtctaggaaaaatatgaaatggtgAAAATCAATAGTTTTTGCATGCTTTAAAATTaactcttttaattaataaatgcaccttccatgatttttataggctaaaatattaatcctttaatcatgaaactttgtGTGTATGTTTTACATGCTTAGACctgccttcacaaaaagtttggtactgttttgataattATAACTTGGCTAATTAATTTAAGCATGTTTAAATAccttttatggattaataaaaaCAATAAATGATTTGTATAAATCCCTAAATGGCTTTGGTGTGGTTTTGGACTTGactgtggaccttggaacactaaTCAATTTGctgttccttggcaacttaatCATTTTGATGATATGCTTATAATTAACTTGTTAGTTAATAAATAAAAGAGTTTACTCAAAATGATTACTTAGTGAATGCATGTGGTTAGATCATGTTTTGATCCTTGCTTGTCTTCATGGTTGCACTTGGTGTAATGTTAGTTATATACCTTGCCCTGTTGACTAGTGTAATGTGAAAAGTGTTACTTTCTTAATAATCACATAATCATCTTgtttatataaataaataaaatggcTTAATTAGTATTTAGTTTTATGAGTTCCTTATAATGATCTTGAGTTAAGAAATATGTTAATCTCTTGTTGATCCATGTTAAGTTATGCCTTTCatgataaaaaaactaattaactTGATAGTTAATTAACTGAAATGCTTTTATAATACAAACCTTAGTTCtttggtgaaggaaagttgtactcaactttcttgAGTTTGTTAAGTTTCATTTATGCACTTATATGTCTCTCgtcatgcatcatggcatgtagtccatcatgataagcaaagcatcatttattacgtgtagtaTACGGGAGTGAGAAGActcgtgttgatcaagtttcggAGAAGGTCCATCCACCAGTGGTGTTGGTGCCATGTCTGACTAACTGGATCTCTCTGTGGaatctaaccttctctgcaacgcaggcaagccccggtgcataccaCCCTTCTATAGC
This sequence is a window from Miscanthus floridulus cultivar M001 chromosome 10, ASM1932011v1, whole genome shotgun sequence. Protein-coding genes within it:
- the LOC136490241 gene encoding uncharacterized protein is translated as MELMAAIVCGWIERLVGSGGDVADIAALLGAMDYVGLRPGFGETELAVEFVRDVLRRGGDRTRCRVRLEKAPTTPLSPDARSAELRQSNNCPRERQHGKLAAASTRNRALRVAPRKGRNESRTDRRLTSVSVTATATATPSPSVSLARPTFRKKTHDSDASCVIVLRVRRRKKPSEHLGRVLGEHAGFPLALEQSADPAYRFSLVALQDKRRDAGSAKPCMVDGIGAGVERGNQQYRSRRNMSSPQFASPSSSSPSVAAYAPCLLPPSSRSDQVYGSEKTRVDQVSEKVHPPVVLVPCLTNWISLWNLTFSATQVLTCASS